CCCTACAACTCTAAGCCGTACGTCCTCACATTCGAGCTCACATAGCAGGAAATCATCTCTGGGCACAACAGTTAGTGGTGGAGGGGGAAATTCAGTGTACTCAACTCCAATGGCTTCTCCAGCAGTTGATAAAGAGGACGCAGCTGACTATTTTGATGGTCAACTTGTCCCATATGGGTATCCTAATGAAGCGTTGGATTTTGAATCATTGGAAAACCAGGAACATGAACTTGATATAGATAATGAAGGAGGGGATTTATATTCTCATAACTTACCACAGGATGGTGAAGATTTACTAATATCAACACAGGATGGCTCTTTGCCtaagaagaaaaaacagATAAAACCTCTTGATATAGATGAAATGATACAGAAATTGTTAGATGCTGGGTATCTGGGGAAACGTACCAGAAATGTATGCTTAAAGAATTCTGAAGTCACTCAAATTTGCCACCAAGCACGTGAAATATTCCTCTCGCAGCCGTCATTGTTGGAATTATCTCCTCCTGTAAAGATTGTCGGTGATGTGCATGGTCAATATGCGGATTTATTAAGATTATTTACTAAATGTGGGTTTCCTCCATCCTctaattatttatttttaggGGATTATGTTGATCGTGGAAAGCAATCTTTGGAAACCATCCTATTACTACTTTGTTATAAGATAAAATACCCTGAGAACTTTTTCCTTTTAAGAGGGAATCACGAATGTGCTAATGTGACAAGAGTATATGGGTTTTACGATGAATGTAAACGTCGTTGTAATATCAAAACTTGGAAAGTGTTTATCGATACATTTAACACCCTACCACTTGCAGCTATCGTCGCCGGTAAGATTTTCTGTGTACACGGTGGTCTATCGCCAGTCTTAAATTCTATGGATGAAATCAGGCATGTGAGCAGACCTACGGACGTACCAGATTTTGGCTTAATCAACGACCTCCTATGGTCTGATCCTACAGACTCTCCAAATGAGTGGGAGGATAATGAGCGTGGTGTGAGTTACTGTTATAATAAAGTTGCTATTAACAAATTCTTGAATAAATTTGGGTTTGACTTGGTTTGCAGAGCTCATAtggttgttgaagatggcTATGAATTTTTTAACGATAGAAGCTTGGTAACTGTATTCAGTGCCCCGAACTACTGTGGTGAATTCGACAACTGGGGTGCTGTAATGAGTGTTAGCGAAGGTTTGCTTTGTAGTTTTGAGTTGTTAGATCCATTGGACAGTGCTGCATTGAAACAAGTCATGAAAAAAGGTAGACAAGAACGTAAACTGGCTAATaagcagcaacaacagttcTTTGAAACTACTTGATTAGTAAAGAAGGTGCATATCGTATATGGTGAAACTAATACATCAGAGGATCAATCATAAGTCATAGAAATAGAATTGTAGACTT
This region of Eremothecium cymbalariae DBVPG#7215 chromosome 4, complete sequence genomic DNA includes:
- the PPZ1 gene encoding salt homeostasis regulator (similar to Ashbya gossypii AER334C), whose protein sequence is MGNAPSKPLSSKKKKSSNNSNSGGEELLQFTRTDTGQSVKSSRSVKSSRSRKSQPGSVPNTPKNSANDNSANSVPGSSASRKNSYTHLNLAVPVLSRSNSQHSFTPHQHTNELQQDQRTSPEQQRTPRASSFSNGELPPSMVQMEPKSPILRYFTATNNLNTSYNENSLTDDDMDTTYNGSEANDDAHSHKSRRDSRRRSSASSQRRRSGGQQQHLDLPPNPTTLSRTSSHSSSHSRKSSLGTTVSGGGGNSVYSTPMASPAVDKEDAADYFDGQLVPYGYPNEALDFESLENQEHELDIDNEGGDLYSHNLPQDGEDLLISTQDGSLPKKKKQIKPLDIDEMIQKLLDAGYLGKRTRNVCLKNSEVTQICHQAREIFLSQPSLLELSPPVKIVGDVHGQYADLLRLFTKCGFPPSSNYLFLGDYVDRGKQSLETILLLLCYKIKYPENFFLLRGNHECANVTRVYGFYDECKRRCNIKTWKVFIDTFNTLPLAAIVAGKIFCVHGGLSPVLNSMDEIRHVSRPTDVPDFGLINDLLWSDPTDSPNEWEDNERGVSYCYNKVAINKFLNKFGFDLVCRAHMVVEDGYEFFNDRSLVTVFSAPNYCGEFDNWGAVMSVSEGLLCSFELLDPLDSAALKQVMKKGRQERKLANKQQQQFFETT